The Ptychodera flava strain L36383 unplaced genomic scaffold, AS_Pfla_20210202 Scaffold_37__1_contigs__length_1687728_pilon, whole genome shotgun sequence DNA window tatttttgttgagTAATTAAAGAACTTGTTTACATTTCAAcagtattttacattttctatttagtgcttcattttacagttttcattttAGTCAATTAAGATTTTGCAAGCAAAAACGGACGCTTCAACAACACGAAACTACATTAATTAATTTGAGCTTTACGGCCTTTTCGAAACAAATCTTACAGTTCATCATCACAGTGTCGAGGTTTTACCAATCTTAGACCACCACAGACGTCCCGTTTAACTTCTTTGCCAGTGAGTGCCGGGTAGGGACTTGCACCTGTATAACAAcatttgagtttcaaatataaGATTATGCCAAAGATCAAAACATTTTCGATCTTTGCTTGGCATTTGTCATATCAATGTTCGAATTTCATCACACATTCCTTATTACTATGCTGGAATTATAATACATTGTCTGCGGTCTCTAgataatatataaaatgtaagGTAGAGTTGTATACATAAGATAAAAGACAATTTAATATACTGCCCGTTTCCATCATTAAAATGATAGCTCTGGTCGCTGATGTTGTTCTATTTCAATATATAGAAAAGTATGATACCTAATGTCACAATTTCCCAAAGCAAAACTCCAAAAGACCAAACATCGCTCTTAGTTGTGTGCACAGAGTCACGCAATGATTCGACAGCCATCCATCTAAGAGGTAGGGGTCCCTGTATAATTTAAGAAAGGTATAGTTGTACTCTATTATTCTTTCTAAGAGATTACTTGTGTTATATTCATTCATACAGTATACAAAATTGTAACAGTTAAAATGACAAATGCTGAGTTCTCTACGCATTCACAAATAATTAATCAATAATTATCATCATGCATAAAATATCACAAGGACCAGAATGCTCGTGTCAACATAGATCGACGATAAGCCTTTTTGAATTGTTACCAAGTAGTCAATAGTATTATCAGAACCGATTCAAGAAAATTATGAGGGCTGGAGTAACAGACTTATCACATGCCTATGGCAAAACTTTCTTGTTTTTGGGAATGTTGTGTAATATTGAACTCACATCAGACATTCTTTGATATGTGTAGTTCTCTTTGACATCCTTTGCTAGCCCAAAGTCAGAAATTTTACAGGTGTCATATTCTCCTAACAGAACGTTTCTCGCCGCCAGATCTCTATGAAGACACTAATATTAAATTAAAGAATAAGCAGTGACTTAAAGATGTGAAGAATGAGCAGTGCATTTGCTGACAAAACGATAAAGCCATAATAATCATTCAACATAATGATTCATACTAACCTTTTCGGATTCAAGGAAACTCATGCCTCTAGCTATTTGCCATGAGAAGTGAAGCAACTTTAGGGGAGTAAGTTCTTTGTGTTTCTCATGAAGGTTCGAATATTCATGACTACCTCGACCATCTCGAAGATAAGTCAATAAACTACCATTTGCCATCAATTCGGTGATGATAAAAAGTGGACCTTCACCTTTTAATAAAAAGTATATTAGCTATGAAATGTTAGTGTCTATACGGTTTTTAGAGAACTGTAATTGCCTATGGCACTTGACCTATTTTGTGCCCTCCatggggccgtggataattaaaacacgcgcacggtAAACTAACTTACGCGCTTAGGGGGTTGGATGTATTCAGATTACTGTGCGCAAAAATAGCAgtacatgttttcatatcaacatATCACTCCATGTTTtactgtatcgcaaaatataaCGTTATGTCATTATAACAAAAATGTCTTAATCCTGATAATTTccctaaaattaatttttcattcagtGCTATCAATAAAACAATTATGGATATTCAATTTCTATTTACATACGTCCGTTTGCCTCGGTACAACAACCGAGTAAGGCAACAATATTCGGGTGCCGTGGAAGTGATTTCATCGTTTGCAATTCTCTTTTGAACTGCCGAACCTCTTCTGCTGAAGCGTCGTCTACAAAtagaaaaacacacaaaaacaaggcaaaattCGACAAAAAATGAACCGCTCGATGTTACTGACAAAAAATCCTATGCCTAAAACGTGAGCACACCAGAGTAAAACACACAAGCTTGTACCTCGATAATTACCTCGTAACATTTTTACAGCCACATCAATTTTACCGATGTTTCCCCTGATATTAACGGCAAACGCCTTCCGAACTTCACCGAATGCTCCCTCTCCAAGAAGGTTATTTTCATAAAAGTGTAAGGTTTCTGATGGAATCTCCCATACGTCATCTGCAAAAAGGGGCTCTCCCTCATTACCGATGAAAGATATCCGCCTTTCTTCACCTAACTCCAAAAATACGTCTGTATTCATCCGATGCCGACCGTGACTATTTTCAGAGCATTCAGTTTGCTACAAAGACAGATCatttttaatatatttaatTATATAATCAACAAACGGATACAAAGAAATACACACATTCTGACAAAAgtaaagatacatacatacatacatacatacatacatacatacatacatacatacatacatacataaatacatacatgcatacatacatacacacatacacacatacacacatacatacatacatacatacatacatacatacatacatacatacatacatacatacatacatacatacatacatacatacatacatacatacatacatacatacatacatacaaatcaGTTTTTTGGTACCTTTCTGCGCTTTCGAAGCATTGGTATAGGAACACTGCAATCAGTTCCCCCACACTGCATGGCAAAATAAGAAGGCAAAGTaatttggagagagagagagagagagagagagagagagagagagagagagacagacagagacagagaactGTATTATATAGCTGGTTTTTTGAACCTTGTAAAGTATTATTTACCTTGAATAATACTGATTTTTCGACCATGTTTAATGTCTACTTCGTTATTTTatcacacaatgtaatcatgtatatatttattaatCTTACGTCATTGAAAGGATCTCTTTCGCAAGAAGATATGAAGATCATATAAACACTAAGAACACTCACTGAGAAGTATGATAATGGTAAAACCGGCGTATACTCGGCTAACTCAAGTATGTGACAGTCAGCAAGACTGAGAGGATAGATTTAGAAATCATTAAAGTACTTCATTATTTCGCcaaaatataaacacatatGTCTGCGTGTCTGTGATGTGCAATCCAACAAAAAACTGTACAAATATATCCGGAATGTATAATTAGATCAATTTACTGAAGTGTTGAAGTAATATAATTTTATAACATACATGTTCCAATAGGTATTTTGCAACTATAGTGCATACAATAACTAGGCCAATTGCCAATAGAGGTGTAACGATCTTCGCTCCCAGATTTACCACGTCAGAGTCAGTATATTTCAAGTCTAACACAGATAATAAGAAATTTGATGTTTATGTCATTAGTACTAATCACTTATATCACAGAGTGAGGGAATATATCgtttatattcaaaagaaaatcataacagacactaaaacatagaatgaagAACAAGAGTGGAAAAAAGTTGATTTAACTATCCACAACGCTAAAAACAAAGGCAAGTGCATGTCATTTGCGGATAACATAACGATTCGTTTCAACATCACCTACACTTGTTGATGAGCAAACAAGTGAATAGCATTCTGCATAAAAATGCTGAAATTGTGTGACCACCGAGAACACCTACATGACTTTAACAGGCCTTCTTATTCGATGTAAAATACTGTACGCATACTTTTTCTTCGTTATGTTGTATAACATATGATGATCTGCGGCATATTATTCgcattttgtttacaaattgtCCCTATCCTTCTACAGATGGCTCAAGCAAACACATTCAACTGCCTATTACAGATTATTAACATCAGCACCTCCCGATTCTTAGCCAATACCTCACTTAGCCTTGGAATGACTTCACAAATTGCGATTGCTTAGCGCATTTCAAAGAAATGAGAAATTAATCGTGACAAATACAGACAAATAGACGAATTGGTGGCACACTGGCATTGTATGCAAAATATATCAAGGGCAAGCTGGAGATTATTTACTATACAGCAGTAGTAATGGCCGCGGTTTGTCTAGCTGGATGGGAACACACAAATCTTGAAAGACTTGTGGTTTATACCACGGCAATTGCAACTGACAGAAACGCCTCGAGGTAACAGTAGCTTTAGTATATCCCCGATAAAATATTTATGTTATTGTTCATATGCCCTTTGATATGTACGCATTTTAATACGCACAGGGTGAAATCATACTGAAATTCCATCAAAGTTAGATCTTTAAAATTGCACGGTAAATATCGCTTCTCACTGTGATTGCAATAGAAATAGCTAAATGTGTGCTTCGTCATATGTGAGACTTGTTCCAGACGGGTGTGAGGGACTGAATATGGTCGTAAGACAACGCGTTTGCCTTAGTTCAGCTACATACTAGTTCAATTAACAACGTATTAGCTTAATAAATCCTACATTGGAACGAGTTTTTAAGTCGTTAGAACTTCATCATGTTCTTGCACATTGTACAGATGCATTCAACAACTCTAACAAGTGCTGCTGTAATAGAATGTGCGGAGGAGGTGCTAAAACGAATAAGTATTATCATGGCAAAAATAGGTTCTGCTCAACTAAAAAGGTTGTTGTAGAATGTGTGAAGTGGGGTGCCAAACGGCAAAAGCCATAACAGgacaataaaatttgcatgatgtGAATATGgcaaatttttcaataaatagtCAACTGTCCTGTCAACTTTTTCAATCCTTCAAAAGCTACTGCCACAAATGTATTACTGCCAGTCCCACCCTTCCATAAGCATGCATATTCAGCCCATCACAAACACCGGCCACCaataaaaataatggtacagtccgcCTGACACTTCGGTGGCAGCATACTTGACAAGGTCCATATATTTCTACATACGTTTTCTCTCATGAGCATTTCATTGTAATTAGCAATGCCGAATATATCGAACCCAGACGTGCTGCCTGCTACTGTCATGATATCACCGCTAAATCAATAATTTGCGCAAATCAGACAGGAGTAATGTTCTTAGTTATTCATTGATGTTATTCGCAGTATTGCGAACAGATTGCGGGCACGTATTTACAATTCGTTTGTTTTGATTCATATAACAGATACTGGACTGCAACAATTGCTATGTTTAGTAAGAATAATTCTCTTACCTTGTCTTACCAGACAGAAATTAAGAATGATAATACCAAGTTCATTTTCAGCCTTACACGAGAAGTTTCCATAGTCATACGAGCTCACTCCCAAAATATAGAGGGCGCTTGTTTTGACTGTACCATGGAGTTGTTCCTCGATGACGTATTCTTTACTGGTTATGCGAGTTCCATTCGCTTGGTACCATTTTATAGACGCCACTGGGAAACTGTTTATGTGGCAAAGAAAGGTTGCGTTTTCACCATCCCTAGTTTTAAGGTTTCTCTCTCCTCTGCTATTGATAGCCATTGGACCATCTTTGATAGAGTGATATAGAGAGCAGAACATACTCTAGTttaagaaatatttgaaaactatCCATTTAAGATGACTAGTAATTAAGGAAATGTAAATGTTGATTTTTTGCTTTGGATGTGCATTTGAAACAACGATTTAGCAAGAGAATAACATACTTACATGGAATAAAAAGTTCTTTCGGCTGAGAGGGAAGTCTGTGTGATTGGTTCTTACAGTTAATGGCCACACATTGAATCTCAGGCTGATTATGTCCGTCCGATTGATTAAATGTGACGTTTTGCTCAACTATAGTACCATTCAAATCACCGGTGGAATGGATGTTCTGTTTATCTGTAACATTAACGACTTTGTTATTGTTATACCATTCAATATCGGCTGGTGGGTTACCACTGCAACGGATGCAGCGCATGTATGTCCATCAGGGAGCGcgcagttattatggccggggatgggccggcaaattcttcctgcgcatcaagaaaaataagtgaaccccctacccattgcacaaaaaaattgatgaccccccttttaagatgacaaaaatttcatggccccccccccccctcatgttgcttgagtaaagctgcacacacatacacctcGTGGGGGGATAGAAtccaaaaaaaaagattcttagacattttcaaatgaccctccaTACAAACTCATAAAgtgttaattttcaaatttcccgttctgacttgctataattttgaaattacccctcaaagggattgaaCAGAAATAACACGTGgatctcaatatttttttgcggaagcatgtgtgtacaaaattttgatatttggatttaattgatgatcagctgttgataatgttggttcactatacatgatagtgtgtgagaaaactatgtaatactttttcaatataaaactatatctatgcatttatagatgtttgataattgacataaatgtacttacacctggtatgtggacaaaaaatttgactttagaatttcatcaaaaatgttcatccactttACATAGGAATCTATGataaatttgtgaatatttttttccaatgataaacttgctatacttgtgcatatacagacgttgaataattaacgtAATTGTAATTGATTAGAATATGGTGGTTAAAGGtgaatattatgtgtacaagaaatctgattttggaatttcactgagtgttcatccactatacatgggagtctataaggaaactttgaataatttttttcgaaaacaaaaataagtaaatctctgtatttatgtactcccgattattaatatgaatgtacttgattagactagggtggtaacaccTGGATGTGTTTGCCAAAAATTGGATTGTGGAATTccaccgaaatgtagattcactgtacatgggagtctatgagaaaactataaataattttttcccaacacaaaaataggtaaatctgttaTTTTATGTATTCCCGATTGTTAAtatgaatgtacttgattagactacggtggtaacaaatggatgtgtttgccaaagattggattttggaatttcacctaaaagaatcatttaacttttcatggtactagtagtctacaggttaCTGTATAAAACTTGCCATATCTCTAATACGTAAgtataggaattgttcattgccctcagagAGATCCATTTACAAAAGACAAGCCCCAGAGTTGCCAAGTCAGGATGTTCATGCGACAGATagttatacttttgttcagattaaaattaaatgacttcagagaatgaaatcatgcagtgaatcatttttatctccaagaatatttctggacactgaaactgctttttgacgggacggatgcttatgaaaattaagtgaccacCCCTCTgagctttttgaaaaatacatgacccccccccccttttgcagttttcaaatttgaggtgacccccccccccggattttgcaGGCCCatccccggccgtaataactgaacgctcccttacagACCTCTAACTTGCGTCTGCGTTTGTTTGGCGCACGTAGTGCGCCACGAACGGCGGAGCCGCGAGCTGCTAGTAATCGCCAAATAACGAGCTAACTTCAAAAGTTGGCTGTCTTTCCAATACTAATAAGATTAACTTTGGACCACCGAGCATTGACGACTACAACGCATTTTTACTTTATGTCCTcacaattttgtttcacatatcCATACCAAAAAACACGTAATTAAAAATCTACGGCgagcatttacatgtaaaatgaggcCATTTATCACCATCTCATCGGCGGTCGAACGGGGCCAAAAGGCTGAACTTTGTTGGAACAGAATAAAAACATCAATAAGTAATTCAGTAGAGGATGTCGACGATTGACTATCGAAAGCAATGAACATGCAGTCTGGCAAACGAGATTTGCCGTACGCTAACGCAAGATTCACGAAAACATCGTTTTGTTCCAGTTCCGTTTTTTGATTTTGGTAGTGTATAGTTTATTGAAATATATAGCGGCGCCTATAGATATctgcctgatttttcacctgttgACACTAAATGAATATATCTTAAAACCATGTCGCACATTCCGGATAAAATGTCTGGAAGCGAAGATATCTTGGCAAACGTGAACATAGGTCTATAATTAATGCAAGAGTCGTCAAGTTGACACTGTGAAGATTCATAGTGCATAACAAAAAAGGatttcaaaaatacaatatattgatTTCTGTCAATCATACCAAGCTGTAATTGGCGTAAACATATCAGAAACGACTATTGGATAGTTGTACTTTCATTCTTtagttaaaaaataaaacaagcatgTATTTTGTATAATACAAAAGTGTGcgcattgtttttgtaaaaacgttcattttttcaacttttcaacgaGCAGCTAATGGAATATGTAGACCGTTTGGGTCTCTGATCTTTCCTTATATGTGATTATGGGAGCAAAAAATAAGTGACATTCAACTTCAATAGATACCTCAAGTTTGAGTAATTAAGAATTTTAGACGCATTTACTGTCAGACTAAGGATAATTATTTGGTTTGCGTTGTTTGTTCgttgtctatttatttatttatttattttaatcttTTCATTGCACTCCATTTATTCGTTGACAGGCTATGCTGATTTGCTCATACATTTGTACTGTAAGAATTCAATATCCTTTCCGCTTTTCTCTCTTCTGATTCATATCTGGATATTTTCCTTTAATTTGACCCTAATGGTCACTTTCTGCTAGGCTATTTGgcaagtgagataatttcaactGTAGTATCATCAAATAACCACATCTCATTAGCTGATGGGGTATATAATtggatatgcaagagcatgcagtacTGTTCATGATGTTATA harbors:
- the LOC139127812 gene encoding fibroblast growth factor receptor 2-like; translated protein: MPGIMITAATHVFVTDSDDPLCSSSYNFGPGNTAIEDSDISLSCYITNSIITQHSLLTWMKNGHNITSEWSNKLNFSYNTSANDNGANFSCILQNSLLKTNWTCKISITIDRPYKQNIHSTGDLNGTIVEQNVTFNQSDGHNQPEIQCVAINCKNQSHRLPSQPKELFIPYGPMAINSRGERNLKTRDGENATFLCHINSFPVASIKWYQANGTRITSKEYVIEEQLHGTVKTSALYILGVSSYDYGNFSCKAENELGIIILNFCLVRQDLKYTDSDVVNLGAKIVTPLLAIGLVIVCTIVAKYLLEHCGGTDCSVPIPMLRKRRKQTECSENSHGRHRMNTDVFLELGEERRISFIGNEGEPLFADDVWEIPSETLHFYENNLLGEGAFGEVRKAFAVNIRGNIGKIDVAVKMLRDDASAEEVRQFKRELQTMKSLPRHPNIVALLGCCTEANGREGPLFIITELMANGSLLTYLRDGRGSHEYSNLHEKHKELTPLKLLHFSWQIARGMSFLESEKCLHRDLAARNVLLGEYDTCKISDFGLAKDVKENYTYQRMSDGPLPLRWMAVESLRDSVHTTKSDVWSFGVLLWEIVTLGASPYPALTGKEVKRDVCGGLRLVKPRHCDDELFDVMMKCWKESPTDRPSFSSLCKIIGEMKHNKTKSYLTMSEFEHHSYINNPQRDCEVRGKI